From Solanum lycopersicum chromosome 4, SLM_r2.1:
TAAAAGCAACAAAATACGGAGAGATATGAAAACATAggcttaagagtaggaagtctaacatcaagagctgaaaagatgagggtagcgggATCACAtatcggcctcagcctcccacgtagcaccctcaacaagatgatttctccacaataccttcactgtggcaattTCCTTATTCCTTAGCCGCTTGACCTAtctgtctaagatctcaatAGGTACCTACTTAAAAGACAAGTCTTCACGAACACCCAAACCTTCAACATGTAGGATTGATgatggatcacctaggcacttcttcaacatagagacatgaaagagttgatgaacagaagctagctccgcaggcaatgctaactcataggccacctcaccaaCACGATGTAGTATCTCATATGgcccaatatacctcggacttaGCTTccttttctaccaaatctcatcacccttctcataggtgatatcttcaagtaaacctgGTCACCAATATAAAACTCTAAGAGTCATTTTCTGTTATCCGCATATCACTTCTGCCGAGTGTAAGCAGTAGACAACATGTACATAATCCCtctgaccttctctaaggcctcatgaatgattgGTAGACcaaaaatggatgactctccaaccttgTACTACCCAACTgcagatctacacctcctaccataaagTGCCCCAAATAGAGATATCTCAATGaaggagtgatagctattattatatgataactctatcaaaggcagatggtcatcccacttacctctaaagtcaatcacacactcTCTCAACATGTGctccaatgtctgaatggtgCTCTGCCTGCCCCTCTGTCAGAGAATGAAAGGCAAAGCTAAGCTTCACCTGCGTGCCCAAGCTCTTCTGGAAATATCTCCAGAAATATGAAGTAAACTGAGCTTCTCTATCTAAATTAATAGACAAGGGAAttccatgccatctcacaatatCATTAATGTAGTGTCTCACATAATCCTCAGAtttgtaagtagacttcacagggataaagtgggaaGAGTTAGTCAAtatgtccacaataacccatatggagtcatgcaGCCTCCTAGTCCTCAAAAAAcaaaccacgaagtccatattaatggcctcccacttccaagtcggaacctcaataatctgagtcaGACCACCAGGATTAAGATGCTCTGCCTTAACCTACAGACAACTAGGACACTTGGTTACGTAttctgcaatgtccttcttgaTACCATCCCAGCAAtaaatctgcttaagatcatgatacatcctTGTGGAACCTTGATGTATGGAATATATAGAGCTATGGGCCTCTACAATAATCTTGGTCCGCCAATCATCAACATCTGGTACACAAAGCCTGTCCTAATACCTAagtatgccatcacctcccaCAGGGAGAGACTCATTAATCTTCACTAGTACTAATCTttcagctccatcaacacaggatcgAGATGTTGACCTTGCTTTACTTCAACTACCAAGGATGATTCataactaggatgaactgaaatATCCCCAgtagtagagtcaaccaaccgcACACCTAGTATGTGTACATCTTTCACcagctccttcttctcatcctcaatgTGGGCtgtacttcccatgctcatccttCTCAACGAATCAGCTACAACATTATCCTTACCTGGATTgtagtgcacattcatgtcataatccatcaataactccaaccatctccgctgACGTAGATTAAACTCCTTCTGTGTGAACACGTATTGGAGACACTTatggtctgtgaacacatccgCATGCACCTCATACTGAAAATGCCTCCACAACTTCAGTGCAAACCGCAGCTGCCATgtccaggtcatgagtgggataattcttctcatgaaccttgagctgtctagaagcataggctattacCTTATCAGCcttcataagaacacaacctAAACCAACCCTAGATTCATCACAATAAACCGTTTAATTTTCACCACACATAGGAAGCATAAGCACcagggctgaagtgagtctgtctttgagctcctggaaactcttctaaCAAGTCTCCATCCATTAAAACATGGATTTCTTCTTCGTCAAAACATTCAGTGGAGATGCAATTGAATAAAATCCCTCCATAAACATGTGGTAGTAACCAGCCCATCCTAGAAAGATACGGATGTCAGTCGGAGTAGGGGGCTTTGTCCAGTTCTTAACAACTTCAGTCTTTGTGGGGTCCACCTCTACACCTTGATCTTACACAACA
This genomic window contains:
- the LOC138348107 gene encoding uncharacterized protein — encoded protein: MTQAQTMTVQVNRQDVQRENPPVRNIDERLRDFTRMNPPIFTVAKTSEDPQEFVDEVHKILVAMGTTDIKKAELASYQLKDVSQTWCKMWQDSRVLGGVPVIWELYDTSLVSKGRDEMRRFLTEINEDLEEESRSAMLHDNMDLSKLMVHVQQVEDNRKKRGVHDVRRPRPQDQAGPSHGGCKNNFFICEQPRSKEGQQSFGNSNPKRGATPRGGRPALKKSNGGCVLMKADKVIAYASRQLKVHEKNYPTHDLDMAAAVCTEVVEAFSKEFNLRQRRWLELLMDYDMNVHYNPGKDNVVADSLRRMSMGSTAHIEDEKKELVKDVHILGVRLVDSTTGDISVHPSYESSLVKAEHLNPGGLTQIIEVPTWKWEAINMDFVVCFLRTRRLHDSIWVIVDILTNSSHFIPVKSTYKSEDYVRHYINDIVRWHGIPLSINLDREAQFTSYFWRYFQKSLGTQVKLSFAFHSLTEGQAEHHSDIGAHVERVCD